One Mercurialis annua linkage group LG3, ddMerAnnu1.2, whole genome shotgun sequence DNA window includes the following coding sequences:
- the LOC126673169 gene encoding uncharacterized protein LOC126673169 isoform X2: protein MRGSGGSSAGRGRGRDTVQGRGRGRGDPEQDAPEDSDPGAEQQVLAARPAPRRAARQPQPQGQPPATDETGRVRVTPDAAREKLLDSRNDSGTASRAILPIFRSRWFAEGSSWKKITAEHKGFYFEEFKKGFCWDPTYPEDLIRGVFYRHAGNRYKDTLHNMKPDKKEGSVSADTWASWKRDWDTAEAKKKSDIARANRMSEPSGAGTGPVRHTAGSRSATRHKTVMTEELGREPTLAELHVRLHLTKADRTVFVDKRSKDKNVSLF from the exons ATGAGAGGTTCAGGTGGTTCTTCTGCCGGCCGAGGCCGCGGTCGGGATACAGTTCAGGGACGCGGACGTGGACGCGGCGACCCAGAGCAGGATGCCCCTGAGGACTCGGATCCCGGGGCTGAGCAGCAGGTGCTAGCTGCTAGACCTGCGCCGCGGAGAGCGGCGAGACAGCCGCAACCACAGGGCCAGCCACCAGCGACGGACGAGACTGGGAGGGTTAGAGTTACACCAGATGCTGCAAG AGAAAAATTACTGGATAGCAGGAACGACAGCGGGACAGCATCTAGGGCGATCTTGCCCATTTTCCGATCTAGATGGTTTGCTGAGGGTTCCTCGTGGAAGAAGATTACAGCAGAGCATAAGGGATTCTACTTCGAGGAGTTCAAG AAGGGTTTTTGCTGGGACCCGACCTACCCTGAGGATCTGATTAGAGGGGTCTTCTACCGACATGCGGGCAATCGGTATAAAGATACTCTCCACAACATGAAGCCGGATAAAAAAGAGGGCAGTGTTAGTGCTGATACTTGGGCGTCATGGAAGCGAGACTGGGATACTGCTGAGGCTAAGAAAAAGTCCGATATAGCACGAGCTAATCGGATGAGTGAGCCGTCCGGAGCTGGCACCGGACCTGTTCGACATACCGCAGGATCGCGATCGGCTACGAGGCATAAGACAGTtatg ACTGAGGAGCTTGGTCGAGAGCCCACTTTGGCTGAGTTGCATGTACGGTTGCACCTGACCAAAGCAGATCGGACTGTCTTTGTTGACAAGAgatcaaaggataaaaatgtaagtttattttaa
- the LOC126673168 gene encoding uncharacterized protein LOC126673168, whose product MLPCRMQRNEVCEMDVDDDVDRLSIFKPKGRPIGASRNRYLDDAEYNAARSYILLNCTEIEPFREVFEGELYEINPEITQTEVVVKLESEFAFWFEQYVKDQTVCTNPYILSLAEGPLRSVKTFKGYCVNGFKFNTEEYGEDRVTMNSGVCVKGSLYGPAESDFYGVLTDIIELEYPALPIKRTVLFKCNWFDPTKKVGMLAHPRYNIVDVNHRKRYNKYEPFILAEQSDQVHYLPYPSKRRDKKDWWAVCKIKARSEIDMPATTVPAFQDDSADHLLDVITNEEPTNLVDPNGEADEAALHNPPLVETEDDYPPSSSDDEDIGAADNIEIA is encoded by the exons ATGCTACCATGTCGGatgcaaagaaatgaagtttgcGAAATGGACGTTGATGATGATGTCGACAGATTATCcattttcaaaccgaaagggCGACCTATAGGTGCTTCTCGGAACAGATATCTGGATGATGCTGAATATAATGCTGCCCGAAGCTATATCCTTCTGAATTGCACTGAAATCGAACCTTTCAGAGA AGTTTTTGAAGGCGAGTTGTATGAAATCAACCCCGAAATCACACAGACCGAAGTTGTAGTCAAGTTGGAGAGTGAATTCGCCTTTTGGTTCGagcaatat GTGAAAGACCAAACTGTCTGTACCAATCCCTATATTCTAAGTCTTGCAGAAGGACCGCTTAGATCGGTCAAAACATTCAAGGGGTATTGTGTGAACGGGTTTAAATTCAATACTGAAGAATATGGGGAGGATCGGGTTACAATGAATAGCGGAGTTTGTGTAAAAGGATCACTCTACGGTCCGGCTGAAAGcgacttttatggagtgttgACTGACATTATcgagttagagtatccagctctaCCGATAAAAAGGACGGtcttatttaaatgtaattggtttGATCCTACGAAAAAAGTTGGTATGTTAGCCCATCCTCGGTATAACATAGTGGATGTTAATCACAGAAAGAGGTACAACAAATATGAACCCTTCATTTTAGCTGAACAGTCCGATCAAGTACATTACTTACCTTATCCTAGCAAAAGGCGAGACAAAAAAGACTGGTGGGCAGTATGCAAGATAAAAGCTCGCTCTGAGATAGACATGCCTGCAACAACTGTTCCAGCTTTCCAAGATGATAGTGCAGATCATCTGCTCGATGTCATAACAAATGAAGAACCGACAAATTTAGTTGATCCGAATGGCGAGGCGGACGAGGCTGCATTACACAACCCTCCATTAGTGGAGACGGAAGATGATTATCCACCATCTTCATCAGACGATGAAGACATTGGAGCGGCAGATAATATAGAAATTGCATGA
- the LOC126673169 gene encoding uncharacterized protein LOC126673169 isoform X1, translating into MCYGFYNSCVYFFLVEYFFVIFFADMRGSGGSSAGRGRGRDTVQGRGRGRGDPEQDAPEDSDPGAEQQVLAARPAPRRAARQPQPQGQPPATDETGRVRVTPDAAREKLLDSRNDSGTASRAILPIFRSRWFAEGSSWKKITAEHKGFYFEEFKKGFCWDPTYPEDLIRGVFYRHAGNRYKDTLHNMKPDKKEGSVSADTWASWKRDWDTAEAKKKSDIARANRMSEPSGAGTGPVRHTAGSRSATRHKTVMTEELGREPTLAELHVRLHLTKADRTVFVDKRSKDKNVSLF; encoded by the exons atgtgttatggtttttataatagttgtgtttatttttttcttgtcgaatatttttttgtaatcttTTTTGCAGATATGAGAGGTTCAGGTGGTTCTTCTGCCGGCCGAGGCCGCGGTCGGGATACAGTTCAGGGACGCGGACGTGGACGCGGCGACCCAGAGCAGGATGCCCCTGAGGACTCGGATCCCGGGGCTGAGCAGCAGGTGCTAGCTGCTAGACCTGCGCCGCGGAGAGCGGCGAGACAGCCGCAACCACAGGGCCAGCCACCAGCGACGGACGAGACTGGGAGGGTTAGAGTTACACCAGATGCTGCAAG AGAAAAATTACTGGATAGCAGGAACGACAGCGGGACAGCATCTAGGGCGATCTTGCCCATTTTCCGATCTAGATGGTTTGCTGAGGGTTCCTCGTGGAAGAAGATTACAGCAGAGCATAAGGGATTCTACTTCGAGGAGTTCAAG AAGGGTTTTTGCTGGGACCCGACCTACCCTGAGGATCTGATTAGAGGGGTCTTCTACCGACATGCGGGCAATCGGTATAAAGATACTCTCCACAACATGAAGCCGGATAAAAAAGAGGGCAGTGTTAGTGCTGATACTTGGGCGTCATGGAAGCGAGACTGGGATACTGCTGAGGCTAAGAAAAAGTCCGATATAGCACGAGCTAATCGGATGAGTGAGCCGTCCGGAGCTGGCACCGGACCTGTTCGACATACCGCAGGATCGCGATCGGCTACGAGGCATAAGACAGTtatg ACTGAGGAGCTTGGTCGAGAGCCCACTTTGGCTGAGTTGCATGTACGGTTGCACCTGACCAAAGCAGATCGGACTGTCTTTGTTGACAAGAgatcaaaggataaaaatgtaagtttattttaa